In Carya illinoinensis cultivar Pawnee chromosome 6, C.illinoinensisPawnee_v1, whole genome shotgun sequence, a single genomic region encodes these proteins:
- the LOC122312339 gene encoding AP-1 complex subunit sigma-2 — MIHFVLLISRQGKVRLTKWYSPYSQKERTKVIRELSGVILTRGPKLCNFVEWKGYKVVYKRYASLYFCMCIDQEDNELEILEIIHHYVEILDRYFGSVCELDLIFNFHKAYYILDELLIAGELQEPSKKTVARLISAQDSLVETAKEQRSTISNIIAQATK; from the exons ATG ATTCACTTTGTGCTTCTTATTAGTCGGCAAGGAAAAGTGAGGTTGACAAAATGGTATTCGCCTTATTCGCAGAAGGAAAGAACTAAG GTTATACGGGAGCTAAGTGGAGTGATCCTTACCCGAGGACCCAAGCTGTGTAATTTTGTTGAATGGAAAGGTTACAAAGTTGTTTATAAAAG GTATGCTAGCCTGTatttctgcatgtgcattgatCAAGAAGACAACGAATTAGAGATTCTTGAAATAATTCATCATTACGTGGAGATTCTGGACCGATACTTCGGCAGT GTCTGTGAGCTGGACTTGATTTTCAACTTCCACAAG GCCTACTATATATTGGATGAACTCTTGATTGCTGGCGAACTTCAGGAGCCTAGCAAGAAGACAGTTGCACGGTTAATATCTGCGCAG GATTCATTGGTAGAGACCGCGAAAGAGCAGCGCAGTACAATAAGTAATATAATTGCTCAGGCTACAAAGTAG